One genomic segment of Suricata suricatta isolate VVHF042 chromosome 16, meerkat_22Aug2017_6uvM2_HiC, whole genome shotgun sequence includes these proteins:
- the LOC115280858 gene encoding cytochrome c oxidase subunit 6B1: MAEDIKTKIKNYQTAPFDSRFPNQNQTRNCWQNYLDFHRCEKAMTAKGGDVSVCEWYRRVYKSLCPMSWVSAWDDRRAEGTFPGKI; encoded by the exons ATGGCAGAAGACATCAAGACCAAAATCAAGAACTACCAGACTGCCCCTTTTGACAGCCGCTTCCCCAACCAGAACCAGACCAGGAACTGCTGGCAGAACTACCTGG ACTTCCACCGCTGTGAGAAGGCGATGACTGCTAAAGGGGGTGATGTCTCCGTGTGCGAGTGGTACCGCCGCGTGTACAAGTCCCTCTGCCCCATGTCCTGG GTGTCGGCCTGGGATGACCGCCGGGCGGAAGGCACCTTTCCTGGGAAGATCTGA
- the RBM42 gene encoding RNA-binding protein 42 isoform X1 — protein sequence MAGAGPAPGLPGAGGPVVPGPGAGMPGKSGEERLKEMEAEMALFEQEVLGAPVTGIPTAVPAVPTVPTVEAMQVPAAPVIRPIIATNTYQQVQQTLEARAAAAATVVPPMVGGPPFVGPVGFGPGDRSHLDSPEAREAMFLRRAAVAPQRAPILRPAFVPHVLQRADSALSSAAGGPRPMALRPPHQALVGPPLPGPPGPPMMLPPMARAPGPPLGSMAALRPPLEEPATARELGLGLGLGLKEKEEAVVAAAAAGLEEASAAVAVGAGGAPTGPAVIGPSLPLALAMPLPEPEPLPLPLEVVRGLLPPLRIPELLSLRPRPRPPRPEPPPGLMALEVPEPLGEDKKKGKPEKLKRCIRTAAGSSWEDPSLLEWDADDFRIFCGDLGNEVNDDILARAFSRFPSFLKAKVIRDKRTGKTKGYGFVSFKDPSDYVRAMREMNGKYVGSRPIKLRKSMWKDRNLDVVRKKQKEKKKLGLR from the exons ATGGCCGGGGCGGGGCCAGCCCCGGGACTCCCGGGTGCAGGAGGACCTGTGGTCCCCGGCCCTGGCGCCGGCATGCCCGGAAAGAGCGGAGAGGAACGCTTGAAGGAGATGGAGGCGGAGATGGCCCT GTTTGAGCAGGAAGTTCTGGGAGCTCCAGTAACTGGCATCCCAACTGCTGTGCCTGCGGTGCCCACGGTCCCGACGGTAGAAGCGATGCAGGTCCCAGCAGCTCCTGTGATCCGTCCAATTATCGCAACCAACACTTACCAGCAG GTCCAACAGACTCTGGAGGCCCGGGCAGCTGCTGCAGCCACAGTGGTTCCTCCGATGGTGGGTGGCCCTCCTTTCGTGGGTCCAG TTGGCTTTGGCCCTGGTGATCGGAGTCACTTGGATAGTCCAGAGGCTCGCGAAGCTATGTTCCTGCGTCGAGCAG CTGTGGCCCCTCAGAGGGCCCCTATCCTGCGTCCGGCCTTCGTCCCCCACGTGCTacagagagcag ATTCTGCTCTTTCTTCTGCAGCAGGTGGTCCTCGCCCCATGGCCCTGCGGCCCCCTCACCAGGCCCTGGTGGGCCCCCCTCTGCCCGGGCCCCCTGGACCACCTATGATGCTGCCACCAATGGCACGGGCCCCGGGGCCCCCCCTGGGCTCCATGGCTGCTCTGAGGCCTCCTCTG GAAGAACCAGCAACAGCCCGAGAGCTGGGCCTAGGCCTGGGCTTGGGcctcaaagagaaggaagaggcagtggtggcggcggcagcagcagggcTGGAGGAGGCTAGCGCAGCGGTGGCTGTTGGGGCAGGAGGTGCCCCCACCGGCCCTGCAGTCATTGGGCCCAGCCTGCCATTGGCCCTGGCCATGCCTTTGCCTGAGCctgagcccctgcccctccccttggaGGTTGTACGAGGCCTACTGCCCCCACTGCGCATTCCTGAGCTCCTGTCCCTGCGTCCTCGACCCCGGCCCCCACGGCCTGAGCCGCCCCCTGGCCTCATGGCTCTTGAG GTCCCAGAGCCCTTGGGTGAggataagaagaaaggaaagccagAGAAATTGAAACGCTGCATTCGCACAGCAGCCGGGAGCAGCTGGGAGGACCCCAGCCTGCTGGAATGGGATGCAG ACGATTTCCGGATCTTCTGTGGGGATTTGGGCAACGAGGTGAACGACGACATCCTGGCGCGCGCCTTCAGCCGCTTCCCGTCCTTCCTCAAGGCCAAGGTCATCCGGGACAAGCGCACGGGCAAGACCAAGGGCTACGGCTTCGTCAGCTTCAAGGACCCCAGCGACTACGTGCGCGCCATGCGCGAGATGAACG GGAAGTATGTGGGCTCGCGCCCCATCAAGCTGCGCAAGAGCATGTGGAAGGACCGGAACCTGGACGTGGTGCgcaagaagcagaaggagaagaagaaactgGGCCTGAGATAG
- the ETV2 gene encoding ETS translocation variant 2, with amino-acid sequence MDLWNRDEASAQEVPPGNRLSGLEGAELGFYFPELALPGDPLTAETSWKSGCGLGPLGAEEGLSPLDWSSALPHLDAPWRAEPAGQAIPWSGDWTDLACHGTDHWNGFSLGLGPAPPALGPAPFAACAGAADQNCVTSAGGTSSWSCAQAAASSTNWDSSIGLDTATYWGKGLCGEPHADSTISWGGPAGSDYATSWVSGLHTDCTTSSKGYQASDLTTPSKPSQQSDRATLACYPKGNHRGPIQLWQFLLELLRDGERSNCIRWTGNSREFQLCDPREVARLWGERKRKPGMNYEKLSRGLRYYYRRDIVRKSGGRKYTYRFGGRVPGLAHSGCAGGGQGGATQ; translated from the exons ATGGACTTGTGGAACCGGGATGAAGCTTCAGCGCAGGAAGTGCCCCCAGGGAACCGGCTGTCAGGGCTGG AAGGAGCTGAGCTCGGCTTCTATTTCCCTGAGCTGGCGCTCCCAGGGGACCCGCTGACAGCGGAGACAAGCTGGAAAAGTGGTTGTGGGCTGGGACCCCTGGGAGCGGAGGAAG GACTCTCACCGCTGGACTGGAGCTCCGCGTTACCGCACCTAGACGCTCCATGGCGGGCTG AGCCCGCCGGTCAGGCTATTCCGTGGTCGGGAGACTGGACGGACTTGGCGTGCCACGGCACGGACCACTGGAACGGCTTCTCGCTGGGCCTAGGCCCCGCCCCTCCggccctgggccccgccccctTCGCTGCTTGTGCGGGGGCAGCGGATCAGAACTGTGTCACCTCCGCGGGAGGGACCAGCTCGTGGTCCTGTGCCCAGGCCGCCGCCAGCTCTACCAATTGGGACAGTTCAATTGGCCTCGACACCGCCACCTACTGGGGCAAGGGCCTCTGCGGGGAGCCCCACGCGGACTCTACCATCTCGTGGGGTGGACCCGCGGGCTCAGACTATGCCACCTCCTGGGTCTCGGGGCTGCATACGGACTGCACCACCTCTTCAAAGGGATACCAGGCTTCAGATCTCACCACGCCCTCCAAACCAAGCCAGCAGTCGGACCGCGCAACCTTGGCTTGTTACCCCAAAGGCAACCATCGAG GTCCCATTCAGCTGTGGCAGTTCCTCCTGGAGCTGCTCCGAGACGGGGAGCGTAGCAACTGCATCCGCTGGACGGGCAACAGCCGCGagttccagctgtgtgaccccagaGAG GTGGCGCGGCTCTGGGGTGAGCGCAAGAGGAAGCCTGGCATGAACTACGAGAAGCTGAGCCGAGGCCTGCGCTACTACTACCGCCGTGACATCGTGCGCAAGAGCGGTGGGCGCAAGTACACGTACCGGTTCGGCGGCCGCGTCCCCGGCCTGGCCCATAGCGGCTGCGCTGGGGGTGGACAGGGAGGGGCGACCCAATAA
- the RBM42 gene encoding RNA-binding protein 42 isoform X2 — MAGAGPAPGLPGAGGPVVPGPGAGMPGKSGEERLKEMEAEMALFEQEVLGAPVTGIPTAVPAVPTVPTVEAMQVPAAPVIRPIIATNTYQQVQQTLEARAAAAATVVPPMVGGPPFVGPVGFGPGDRSHLDSPEAREAMFLRRAAGGPRPMALRPPHQALVGPPLPGPPGPPMMLPPMARAPGPPLGSMAALRPPLEEPATARELGLGLGLGLKEKEEAVVAAAAAGLEEASAAVAVGAGGAPTGPAVIGPSLPLALAMPLPEPEPLPLPLEVVRGLLPPLRIPELLSLRPRPRPPRPEPPPGLMALEVPEPLGEDKKKGKPEKLKRCIRTAAGSSWEDPSLLEWDADDFRIFCGDLGNEVNDDILARAFSRFPSFLKAKVIRDKRTGKTKGYGFVSFKDPSDYVRAMREMNGKYVGSRPIKLRKSMWKDRNLDVVRKKQKEKKKLGLR, encoded by the exons ATGGCCGGGGCGGGGCCAGCCCCGGGACTCCCGGGTGCAGGAGGACCTGTGGTCCCCGGCCCTGGCGCCGGCATGCCCGGAAAGAGCGGAGAGGAACGCTTGAAGGAGATGGAGGCGGAGATGGCCCT GTTTGAGCAGGAAGTTCTGGGAGCTCCAGTAACTGGCATCCCAACTGCTGTGCCTGCGGTGCCCACGGTCCCGACGGTAGAAGCGATGCAGGTCCCAGCAGCTCCTGTGATCCGTCCAATTATCGCAACCAACACTTACCAGCAG GTCCAACAGACTCTGGAGGCCCGGGCAGCTGCTGCAGCCACAGTGGTTCCTCCGATGGTGGGTGGCCCTCCTTTCGTGGGTCCAG TTGGCTTTGGCCCTGGTGATCGGAGTCACTTGGATAGTCCAGAGGCTCGCGAAGCTATGTTCCTGCGTCGAGCAG CAGGTGGTCCTCGCCCCATGGCCCTGCGGCCCCCTCACCAGGCCCTGGTGGGCCCCCCTCTGCCCGGGCCCCCTGGACCACCTATGATGCTGCCACCAATGGCACGGGCCCCGGGGCCCCCCCTGGGCTCCATGGCTGCTCTGAGGCCTCCTCTG GAAGAACCAGCAACAGCCCGAGAGCTGGGCCTAGGCCTGGGCTTGGGcctcaaagagaaggaagaggcagtggtggcggcggcagcagcagggcTGGAGGAGGCTAGCGCAGCGGTGGCTGTTGGGGCAGGAGGTGCCCCCACCGGCCCTGCAGTCATTGGGCCCAGCCTGCCATTGGCCCTGGCCATGCCTTTGCCTGAGCctgagcccctgcccctccccttggaGGTTGTACGAGGCCTACTGCCCCCACTGCGCATTCCTGAGCTCCTGTCCCTGCGTCCTCGACCCCGGCCCCCACGGCCTGAGCCGCCCCCTGGCCTCATGGCTCTTGAG GTCCCAGAGCCCTTGGGTGAggataagaagaaaggaaagccagAGAAATTGAAACGCTGCATTCGCACAGCAGCCGGGAGCAGCTGGGAGGACCCCAGCCTGCTGGAATGGGATGCAG ACGATTTCCGGATCTTCTGTGGGGATTTGGGCAACGAGGTGAACGACGACATCCTGGCGCGCGCCTTCAGCCGCTTCCCGTCCTTCCTCAAGGCCAAGGTCATCCGGGACAAGCGCACGGGCAAGACCAAGGGCTACGGCTTCGTCAGCTTCAAGGACCCCAGCGACTACGTGCGCGCCATGCGCGAGATGAACG GGAAGTATGTGGGCTCGCGCCCCATCAAGCTGCGCAAGAGCATGTGGAAGGACCGGAACCTGGACGTGGTGCgcaagaagcagaaggagaagaagaaactgGGCCTGAGATAG